In one window of Miscanthus floridulus cultivar M001 chromosome 12, ASM1932011v1, whole genome shotgun sequence DNA:
- the LOC136498507 gene encoding UPF0496 protein At3g19330-like, producing MQRRADDEGGEGPSCSSTDGNTSSANASTSSSTAASSGARRSGGAAEGRESSPRSAPTINLSQEYRLAIHTQSYQEIWDKIHVDGDGDEQREEGFGGNGEEEEGGEEGEEGEDRVTLAGVLRPEDAVVERALSDAPDTELTRLAADYFRSTHHASLLCLSLRRALRRARALFGPITDLLALIPHSPQLAAPHCDCAFDAFLLFDQMPNPFPAPAAGFQAMRRSFDGLKNHLDLRLLSVRRRRRWLRCAKRGSGICLIACATGAAVAGLVLATHAITALLTTAPACIASNSSCCPLAASMKRLQKHMDRLDATARGTYVLNNDVATIERLVGRLHATVESDKMLVRLGLERGRGQRHTIEEVVWQLRKNHPSLVRQLADLEEHICLYFAAVNRARLLLVHHLNAQSDAETESPMS from the coding sequence ATGCAGCGACGTGCGGACGATGAGGGAGGAGAGGGGCCGAGCTGTTCGAGCACTGACGGAAACACCAGCAGCGCTAATGCGAGCACGAGCTCGAGCACCGCTGCTAGCAGCGGCGCGAGGCGGAGCGGTGGCGCGGCGGAGGGGCGGGAGAGCAGCCCCAGGTCGGCGCCCACCATCAATCTAAGCCAGGAGTACAGGCTCGCCATCCACACCCAGTCCTACCAAGAGATCTGGGATAAGATCCACGtagacggggacggggacgaacAACGGGAGGAGGGCTTCGGCGGCAACGgcgaagaggaggaaggaggagaggaaggagaagaggggGAGGACAGGGTCACCCTGGCCGGTGTGCTCCGTCCGGAGGACGCGGTGGTGGAGCGCGCTCTTTCAGACGCGCCCGACACGGAGCTCACCCGCCTCGCCGCGGACTACTTCCGCAGCACGCACCACGCGTCGCTGCTATGCCTCTCGCTCCGCCGGGCGCTCCGCCGCGCGCGGGCGCTGTTCGGGCCCATCACGGACCTGCTCGCGCTCATCCCGCACTCGCCGCAGCTCGCCGCGCCGCACTGCGACTGTGCGTTCGACGCCTTCCTCCTGTTCGACCAAATGCCCAATCCGTTCCCGGCGCCTGCGGCCGGGTTCCAGGCTATGCGCCGAAGCTTTGATGGCCTCAAGAACCACCTCGACCTTCGCCTCCTCAGTGTCCGACGCAGGCGCCGTTGGCTCCGCTGCGCCAAGCGCGGGTCAGGTATCTGCCTCATCGCCTGCGCCACCGGCGCTGCCGTCGCAGGCCTCGTGCTTGCGACACACGCCATTACCGCACTGCTGACGACGGCCCCTGCTTGTATTGCATCCAATTCTTCCTGCTGTCCACTGGCTGCCTCGATGAAACGCCTGCAAAAGCACATGGACCGGCTCGACGCCACGGCTAGGGGCACCTACGTCTTGAACAATGATGTGGCCACAATTGAGCGGCTGGTGGGTAGGCTCCATGCCACTGTGGAGAGCGACAAGATGCTTGTCCGCCTTGGGCTGGAGCGCGGGAGGGGGCAGCGCCACACCATAGAAGAGGTGGTATGGCAGCTCAGGAAGAACCACCCTAGCCTGGTACGGCAGCTTGCTGACCTTGAGGAGCATATTTGCCTCTACTTTGCTGCCGTCAACCGTGCCAGGTTACTCCTTGTACACCACCTGAATGCGCAGTCTGATGCTGAAACTGAGTCTCCAATGTCATGA